A section of the Acanthochromis polyacanthus isolate Apoly-LR-REF ecotype Palm Island chromosome 13, KAUST_Apoly_ChrSc, whole genome shotgun sequence genome encodes:
- the ano7 gene encoding anoctamin-7 gives MRRRGDQRDDSATLIAMETSPDSNYGSIATNAPGQHRDRNVFRDGSTGVDFVLVWEERKGVDSAHAKFREEFLKRLRRCGLLQEQRVVLQEKKKTSFILLSAPWSLLCYYAEEISLRVPLQVVEAPNLNWSEQVLSKLSLPNPLSQDVPNPPADYYTCQFRTNKLQRFLGSDHQETFFKTTQRHQVLYEILARTPYGSVKKGEVGIDRLVSEQVFTAAYPLHQGDFRLPSPPVPPNCLGLRQILYAYWAQWSCWKRYQPLDHIREYFGEKIALYFAWIGFYTAWLLPASLVGTVIFLIGFGLMATDVPAKEVCNSGNRFIMCPICNICSYWNYSSICSTYKAGLLFDNGGTVFLSVFMSLWAVTFLEYWKRTCSSLSHRWDCSDFQDIEERPRPEFTAMAPMTVRNPVTGAEEPYFPEKTRLNRTVTGCMVIIIMVAVVLMFLIAIILYRTILSIVIYKSDFSFFNFSAGRIASLSGSVLNLLVILLLSRVYTALAHILTRWEMHRTQTKYEDMFILKVFIFQFVNFYSSPVYIAFFKGRFVGYPGNYNTLFGVRNEDCGAGGCLIELAQELLVIMVGKQLINNIQEFISPKLKSWWQKRKLRPQLKEKKKEVDGEEAQEEEEEVCPWEDDYQLLVCEGLFSEYLEMVLQFGFITIFVAACPLAPLFALINNWVEIRLDAHKFVTEYRRPVAERAQDIGIWFPILQFITHMAVLSNAFLIAFTSSFLPRLYYRYTRDSTLSGFISFTLATTPHTFNQQHHNASCRYRGFRDENGEYLPEYFHLLAIRLGFIIVFEHVVFFIGRLIDLMVPDIPEEVELKIKREHYMAKEALAENQSLGKTMIPGHKDIPSSSLRQRGSRTSPPQSDSPPPNLKEIPEESDPPGSS, from the exons atgaggaggaggggggacCAGAGGGACGACAGCGCAACGCTCATCGCCATGGAAACCAGCCCGGACAGCAACTACGGCAGCATCGCCACG AATGCACCTGGTCAGCATCGGGACAGAAACGTGTTCAGAGATGGATCAACTGGAGTCG ACTTTGTGCTGGTATGGGAGGAGCGTAAAGGTGTTGACTCCGCCCACGCAAAGTTTAGGGAGGAGTTTCTGAAACGACTGAGACGCTGTGGACTGCTGCAGGAGCAG AGGGTGGTCCtccaggagaagaagaagacctccttcatcctcctcagcgCTCCGTGGAGCCTCCTCTGTTATTATGCCGAGGAGATCAGCCTCAGAGTCCCTCTGCAG GTGGTGGAAGCTCCAAACCTGAACTGGTCTGAACAGGTCCTGTCCAAGCTGTCCCTCCCCAACCCTCTGTCCCAGGATGTCCCCAACCCCCCAGCCGACTACTACACCTGTCAGTTCAGGACCAACAAGCTGCAGAG GTTCCTGGGCAGCGACCACCAAGAGACCTTCTTCAAGACCACTCAGAGACACCAGGTG CTGTACGAGATCCTGGCCAGGACTCCGTACGGGTCGGTGAAGAAGGGGGAGGTGGGAATCGACCGGCTGGTGAGTGAGCAGGTCTTCACTGCTGCCTACCCCCTGCACCAG gGTGACTTCCGGCTGCCCTCCCCCCCGGTACCGCCCAACTGTTTGGGTCTGAGACAGATCCTGTATGCGTACTGGGCCCAGTGGTCCTGCTGGAAGCGCTACCAGCCTCTGGACCACATCAGGGAGTACTTTGGGGAGAAGATAGCGCTGTACTTTGCCTGGATCG GTTTCTACACTGCCTGGCTGTTACCGGCGTCTCTCGTCGGCACGGTGATCTTCCTGATCGGGTTCGGCCTCATGGCCACTGATGTTCCAGC GAAGGAGGTGTGTAACAGTGGAAACAGATTCATTATGTGTCCCATCTGTAACATCTGCTCCTACTGGAACTACTCCAGCATCTGTAGCACCTACAag gccGGTCTGCTGTTCGATAACGGAGGAACCGTGTTTCTCAGcgtcttcatgtctctgtggGCCGTCACCTTCCTGGAGTACTGGAAGAGGACCTGCTCGTCTTTGTCCCACCGCTGGGACTGCTCTGACTTCCAGGACATCGAG GAGCGACCTCGTCCAGAGTTCACCGCCATGGCTCCGATGACGGTGAGGAACCCGGTGACCGGAGCAGAGGAACCCTACTTTCCTGAGAAGACGCGCCTCAACAGAACTGTGACGGGCTGCATGGTGATCATCATCATG GTTGCTGTGGTGCTGATGTTCCTCATCGCCATCATTCTGTATCGCACCATCCTCAGCATCGTCATCTACAAGTCGGACTTCAGCTTCTTCAACTTCTCT gccGGGAGGATCGCCAGCCTGTCCGGGTCGGTTCTGAACCTGCTggtcatcctgctgctgtccagagtCTACACCGCTCTGGCCCACATCCTCACCCGCTGGG AGATGCATCGCACTCAGACCAAGTATGAAGACATGTTCATCCTCAAGGTCTTCATCTTCCAGTTCGTCAACTTCTACTCGTCTCCGGTTTACATCGCCTTCTTCAAAGGCAG gttTGTTGGTTACCCCGGAAACTACAACACTCTGTTTGGAGTTCGCAACGAAGAC TGTGGAGCAGGAGGATGTCTGATTGAACTGGCTCAGGAGCTGCTGGTCATCATGGTGGGAAAACAGCTGATCAACAACATCCAGGAGTTCATCTCCCc GAAGCTGAAGTCCTGGTGGCAGAAGAGGAAGTTGAGACCTcagctgaaggagaagaagaaggaggtggatggagaggaggctcaggaggaggaggaggaggtctgtCCCTGGGAGGACGACTACCAGCTGCTGGTCTGTGAGGGACTGTTCAGCGAGTATCTGGAGATGG tgctgcagTTTGGTTTCATCACCATCTTCGTAGCGGCCTGTCCTCTCGCTCCTCTCTTCGCTCTCATCAATAACTGGGTGGAGATCCGTCTGGACGCCCACAAGTTTGTGACTGAATATCGCCGGCCGGTGGCGGAGCGAGCTCAGGACATCGGCATCTGGTTTCCCATCCTGCAGTTCATCACACACATGGCCGTCCTCAGCAAC GCCTTCCTCATAGCGTTCACCTCGTCCTTCCTGCCTCGTCTGTACTACCGTTACACCAGAGACAGCACGCTGAGCGGCTTCATCAGCTTCACTCTGGCCACGACTCCACACACCTTCAACCAGCAGCACCACAACGCCTCCTGCAG GTATCGAGGTTTCAGGGATGAAAACGGTGAATATCTGCCAGAGTACTTCCATCTCCTCGCCATACGCCTCGGTTTCATTATCGTCTTTGAG CATGTGGTCTTCTTCATCGGCCGCCTGATCGACCTGATGGTCCCCGACATCCCTGAAGAGGTGGAGCTGAAGATAAAGAGGGAGCACTACATGGCTAAAGAGGCGCTGGCTGAGAACCAG tctTTGGGGAAAACCATGATTCCTGGTCATAAGGACATTCCATCCAGCAGCCTGCGACAGCGTGGATCCAGAACTTCACCACCACAGAGCGACTCTCCTCCACCAAACCTGAAGGAGATCCCAGAGGAAAGTGATCCACCAGGCAGCAGCTGA
- the LOC110969369 gene encoding autophagy-related protein 16-1 isoform X2 yields the protein MAERRVECTWKRHVSEQLKLRDRLQRHAFEEIVHQYNRLLEKSDLQAVLSERYQADKYDVQRGHETSPADSSRSDALQQEMSQMRIRHQEELTELHKKRGELAQSVIELNNQIQQKDKEIQSNEAKMLEYQQQIAGLEGDCRDLRSNLQDLERANQTLKDEYDALQITFSALEEKLRKTTEDNQELVSRWMAEKAQEANRLNAENEKDSRRRQAKLQKELADAAKEPLPIDPDDDIEVLAEDAGKVGGETSPNRPLSRTSSKKTSQPPPGGLLDSISNIFGRRRPANSFSTSPESTEAPSGVCAEVRVPSTALHVFEAHDGEVNAVRFSPGSRLLATGGMDRRVKLWEVVAGRCEPKGALTGSNAGITSIEFDSAGSYLLAASNDFASRIWTVDDYRLRHTLTGHSGKVLSARFLLDNARIVSGSYDRTLKLWDLRSKVCMKTVFAGSSCNDIVCTEQCVMSGHFDKKVRFWDIRAESIVRELELLGRVTSLDLNHDRSELLTCSRDDLLKIIDLRTNAVRQTFSAQGFKCGADWTRVTFSPDGSYVAGGSADGALYVWNVLTGKVDRTLDRNHNSAINSVSWSPSGAYVASVEKGSKAILWSDM from the exons ATGGCGGAGCGGAGGGTGGAGTGCACGTGGAAAAGACACGTGTCGGAGCAGCTGAAGCTCAGAGACAGACTGCAGAGACACGCCTTCGAGGAGATTGTCCACCAGT ATAACCGTCTCCTGGAGAAATCAGACCTGCAGGCCGTCCTCTCAGAACGATACCAGGCGGACAAATATGACGTCCAGAGAGGACATGAGACCAG TCCTGCAGACTCAAGTCGCAGCGACGCCCTGCAGCAGGAGATGTCCCAGATGAGGATCAGACATCAAGAGGAGCTGACGGAGCTCCACAAGAAACGAGGAGAG CTGGCTCAGAGTGTGATCGAACTGAACAACCAGATCCAACAGAAAGACAAGGAGATCCAGAGCAACGAGGCCAA GATGTTGGAGTACCAGCAGCAGATCGCCGGCCTGGAGGGAGACTGTCGGGACCTGAGGAGCAACCTGCAG GACCTGGAGAGGGCCAACCAGACGCTGAAGGACGAGTATGACGCCCTGCAGATCACCTTCTCTGCtctggaggagaagctgaggAAGACCACTGAGGACAACCAGGAGCTGGTGTCCCGCTGGATGGCTGAGAAGGCTCAGGAGGCCAACCGGCTCAACGCAGAGAACGAGAAAGACAGCAG gCGTCGACAGGCCAAACTGCAGAAGGAACTGGCAGACGCCGCCAAGGAGCCGCTGCCCATTGACCC GGACGACGACATCGAGGTGCTGGCTGAGGATGCAGGGAAGGTGGGCGGAGAAACGTCACCGAACCGGCCGCTCAGCAGGACGTCCAG TAAGAAGACCTCCCAGCCTCCTCCTGGTGGTCTCCTGGACTCCATCTCCAACATCTTCGG CAGGCGCCGACCTGCCAACTCTTTCAGCACTTCCCCGGAGAGCACCGAGGCGCCTTCAGGAGTCTGTGCAGAGGTCCGAGTGCCGTCCACGGCGCTGCATGTCTTT GAAGCCCACGATGGTGAAGTAAATGCAGTGAGGTTCAGCCCCGGCTCCCGTCTCCTAGCAACAGGAGGGATGGACCGCAGGGTGAAGCTGTGGGAGGTGGTCGCTG GTCGCTGTGAGCCTAAAGGAGCTCTGACTGGCAGCAACGCTGGAATCACCAGCATTGAGTTCGACAGCGCT GGTTCCTACCTGCTGGCCGCCTCCAACGACTTCGCCAGTCGGATCTGGACGGTGGACGACTACCGATTGAGG CACACCCTGACGGGTCACAGTGGGAAGGTTCTGTCAGCTCGCTTCCTATTGGACAACGCCCGGATCGTCTCTGGGAGCTACGACCGGACGCTCAAACTGTGGGACCTGCGCAGCAAAGTCT GTATGAAGACGGTGTTTGCCGGCTCCAGCTGTAACGACATTGTGTGCACAGAGCAGTGTGTGATGAGCGGACATTTTGATAAGAAGGTCCGGTTTTGGGACATCAG agcagagagcattgtgcgGGAGCTGGAGTTGTTGGGCAGAGTGACGTCTCTGGACCTGAACCATGACCGCAGTGAGCTGCTCACCTGCTCCAGAGACGACCTGCTGAAGATCATCGACCTGCGCACCAACGCCGTCCGGCAGACCTTcag cGCTCAGGGCTTCAAGTGTGGAGCTGATTGGACCAGAGTGACGTTCAG tcCTGACGGCAGCTACGTGGCTGGAGGCTCGGCAGACGGAGCTCTGTACGTCTGGAACGTCCTGACGGGGAAAGTGGACCGAACTCTGGACCGGAACCACAA CTCTGCCATTAACTCGGTGTCGTGGTCGCCGTCTGGAGCGTACGTCGCCAGCGTGGAGAAAGGCAGCAAAGCCATCCTGTGGTCCGACATGTGA
- the LOC110969369 gene encoding autophagy-related protein 16-1 isoform X3, whose protein sequence is MAERRVECTWKRHVSEQLKLRDRLQRHAFEEIVHQYNRLLEKSDLQAVLSERYQADKYDVQRGHETSPADSSRSDALQQEMSQMRIRHQEELTELHKKRGELAQSVIELNNQIQQKDKEIQSNEAKMLEYQQQIAGLEGDCRDLRSNLQDLERANQTLKDEYDALQITFSALEEKLRKTTEDNQELVSRWMAEKAQEANRLNAENEKDSRRRQAKLQKELADAAKEPLPIDPDDDIEVLAEDAGKVGGETSPNRPLSRTSSKKTSQPPPGGLLDSISNIFGRRPANSFSTSPESTEAPSGVCAEVRVPSTALHVFEAHDGEVNAVRFSPGSRLLATGGMDRRVKLWEVVAGRCEPKGALTGSNAGITSIEFDSAGSYLLAASNDFASRIWTVDDYRLRHTLTGHSGKVLSARFLLDNARIVSGSYDRTLKLWDLRSKVCMKTVFAGSSCNDIVCTEQCVMSGHFDKKVRFWDIRAESIVRELELLGRVTSLDLNHDRSELLTCSRDDLLKIIDLRTNAVRQTFSAQGFKCGADWTRVTFSPDGSYVAGGSADGALYVWNVLTGKVDRTLDRNHNSAINSVSWSPSGAYVASVEKGSKAILWSDM, encoded by the exons ATGGCGGAGCGGAGGGTGGAGTGCACGTGGAAAAGACACGTGTCGGAGCAGCTGAAGCTCAGAGACAGACTGCAGAGACACGCCTTCGAGGAGATTGTCCACCAGT ATAACCGTCTCCTGGAGAAATCAGACCTGCAGGCCGTCCTCTCAGAACGATACCAGGCGGACAAATATGACGTCCAGAGAGGACATGAGACCAG TCCTGCAGACTCAAGTCGCAGCGACGCCCTGCAGCAGGAGATGTCCCAGATGAGGATCAGACATCAAGAGGAGCTGACGGAGCTCCACAAGAAACGAGGAGAG CTGGCTCAGAGTGTGATCGAACTGAACAACCAGATCCAACAGAAAGACAAGGAGATCCAGAGCAACGAGGCCAA GATGTTGGAGTACCAGCAGCAGATCGCCGGCCTGGAGGGAGACTGTCGGGACCTGAGGAGCAACCTGCAG GACCTGGAGAGGGCCAACCAGACGCTGAAGGACGAGTATGACGCCCTGCAGATCACCTTCTCTGCtctggaggagaagctgaggAAGACCACTGAGGACAACCAGGAGCTGGTGTCCCGCTGGATGGCTGAGAAGGCTCAGGAGGCCAACCGGCTCAACGCAGAGAACGAGAAAGACAGCAG gCGTCGACAGGCCAAACTGCAGAAGGAACTGGCAGACGCCGCCAAGGAGCCGCTGCCCATTGACCC GGACGACGACATCGAGGTGCTGGCTGAGGATGCAGGGAAGGTGGGCGGAGAAACGTCACCGAACCGGCCGCTCAGCAGGACGTCCAG TAAGAAGACCTCCCAGCCTCCTCCTGGTGGTCTCCTGGACTCCATCTCCAACATCTTCGG GCGCCGACCTGCCAACTCTTTCAGCACTTCCCCGGAGAGCACCGAGGCGCCTTCAGGAGTCTGTGCAGAGGTCCGAGTGCCGTCCACGGCGCTGCATGTCTTT GAAGCCCACGATGGTGAAGTAAATGCAGTGAGGTTCAGCCCCGGCTCCCGTCTCCTAGCAACAGGAGGGATGGACCGCAGGGTGAAGCTGTGGGAGGTGGTCGCTG GTCGCTGTGAGCCTAAAGGAGCTCTGACTGGCAGCAACGCTGGAATCACCAGCATTGAGTTCGACAGCGCT GGTTCCTACCTGCTGGCCGCCTCCAACGACTTCGCCAGTCGGATCTGGACGGTGGACGACTACCGATTGAGG CACACCCTGACGGGTCACAGTGGGAAGGTTCTGTCAGCTCGCTTCCTATTGGACAACGCCCGGATCGTCTCTGGGAGCTACGACCGGACGCTCAAACTGTGGGACCTGCGCAGCAAAGTCT GTATGAAGACGGTGTTTGCCGGCTCCAGCTGTAACGACATTGTGTGCACAGAGCAGTGTGTGATGAGCGGACATTTTGATAAGAAGGTCCGGTTTTGGGACATCAG agcagagagcattgtgcgGGAGCTGGAGTTGTTGGGCAGAGTGACGTCTCTGGACCTGAACCATGACCGCAGTGAGCTGCTCACCTGCTCCAGAGACGACCTGCTGAAGATCATCGACCTGCGCACCAACGCCGTCCGGCAGACCTTcag cGCTCAGGGCTTCAAGTGTGGAGCTGATTGGACCAGAGTGACGTTCAG tcCTGACGGCAGCTACGTGGCTGGAGGCTCGGCAGACGGAGCTCTGTACGTCTGGAACGTCCTGACGGGGAAAGTGGACCGAACTCTGGACCGGAACCACAA CTCTGCCATTAACTCGGTGTCGTGGTCGCCGTCTGGAGCGTACGTCGCCAGCGTGGAGAAAGGCAGCAAAGCCATCCTGTGGTCCGACATGTGA
- the LOC110969369 gene encoding autophagy-related protein 16 isoform X4, with the protein MAERRVECTWKRHVSEQLKLRDRLQRHAFEEIVHQYNRLLEKSDLQAVLSERYQADKYDVQRGHETSPADSSRSDALQQEMSQMRIRHQEELTELHKKRGELAQSVIELNNQIQQKDKEIQSNEAKMLEYQQQIAGLEGDCRDLRSNLQDLERANQTLKDEYDALQITFSALEEKLRKTTEDNQELVSRWMAEKAQEANRLNAENEKDSRRRQAKLQKELADAAKEPLPIDPDDDIEVLAEDAGKVGGETSPNRPLSRTSSKKTSQPPPGGLLDSISNIFGVSECVQPGLVPHCRRRPANSFSTSPESTEAPSGVCAEVRVPSTALHVFEAHDGEVNAVRFSPGSRLLATGGMDRRVKLWEVVAGRCEPKGALTGSNAGITSIEFDSAGSYLLAASNDFASRIWTVDDYRLRHTLTGHSGKVLSARFLLDNARIVSGSYDRTLKLWDLRSKVCMKTVFAGSSCNDIVCTEQCVMSGHFDKKVRFWDIRAESIVRELELLGRVTSLDLNHDRSELLTCSRDDLLKIIDLRTNAVRQTFSAQGFKCGADWTRVTFSPDGSYVAGGSADGALYVWNVLTGKVDRTLDRNHKLLMIFSEE; encoded by the exons ATGGCGGAGCGGAGGGTGGAGTGCACGTGGAAAAGACACGTGTCGGAGCAGCTGAAGCTCAGAGACAGACTGCAGAGACACGCCTTCGAGGAGATTGTCCACCAGT ATAACCGTCTCCTGGAGAAATCAGACCTGCAGGCCGTCCTCTCAGAACGATACCAGGCGGACAAATATGACGTCCAGAGAGGACATGAGACCAG TCCTGCAGACTCAAGTCGCAGCGACGCCCTGCAGCAGGAGATGTCCCAGATGAGGATCAGACATCAAGAGGAGCTGACGGAGCTCCACAAGAAACGAGGAGAG CTGGCTCAGAGTGTGATCGAACTGAACAACCAGATCCAACAGAAAGACAAGGAGATCCAGAGCAACGAGGCCAA GATGTTGGAGTACCAGCAGCAGATCGCCGGCCTGGAGGGAGACTGTCGGGACCTGAGGAGCAACCTGCAG GACCTGGAGAGGGCCAACCAGACGCTGAAGGACGAGTATGACGCCCTGCAGATCACCTTCTCTGCtctggaggagaagctgaggAAGACCACTGAGGACAACCAGGAGCTGGTGTCCCGCTGGATGGCTGAGAAGGCTCAGGAGGCCAACCGGCTCAACGCAGAGAACGAGAAAGACAGCAG gCGTCGACAGGCCAAACTGCAGAAGGAACTGGCAGACGCCGCCAAGGAGCCGCTGCCCATTGACCC GGACGACGACATCGAGGTGCTGGCTGAGGATGCAGGGAAGGTGGGCGGAGAAACGTCACCGAACCGGCCGCTCAGCAGGACGTCCAG TAAGAAGACCTCCCAGCCTCCTCCTGGTGGTCTCCTGGACTCCATCTCCAACATCTTCGG cgtGTCTGAGTGTGTCCAGCCTGGACTCGTCCCCCACTGCAG GCGCCGACCTGCCAACTCTTTCAGCACTTCCCCGGAGAGCACCGAGGCGCCTTCAGGAGTCTGTGCAGAGGTCCGAGTGCCGTCCACGGCGCTGCATGTCTTT GAAGCCCACGATGGTGAAGTAAATGCAGTGAGGTTCAGCCCCGGCTCCCGTCTCCTAGCAACAGGAGGGATGGACCGCAGGGTGAAGCTGTGGGAGGTGGTCGCTG GTCGCTGTGAGCCTAAAGGAGCTCTGACTGGCAGCAACGCTGGAATCACCAGCATTGAGTTCGACAGCGCT GGTTCCTACCTGCTGGCCGCCTCCAACGACTTCGCCAGTCGGATCTGGACGGTGGACGACTACCGATTGAGG CACACCCTGACGGGTCACAGTGGGAAGGTTCTGTCAGCTCGCTTCCTATTGGACAACGCCCGGATCGTCTCTGGGAGCTACGACCGGACGCTCAAACTGTGGGACCTGCGCAGCAAAGTCT GTATGAAGACGGTGTTTGCCGGCTCCAGCTGTAACGACATTGTGTGCACAGAGCAGTGTGTGATGAGCGGACATTTTGATAAGAAGGTCCGGTTTTGGGACATCAG agcagagagcattgtgcgGGAGCTGGAGTTGTTGGGCAGAGTGACGTCTCTGGACCTGAACCATGACCGCAGTGAGCTGCTCACCTGCTCCAGAGACGACCTGCTGAAGATCATCGACCTGCGCACCAACGCCGTCCGGCAGACCTTcag cGCTCAGGGCTTCAAGTGTGGAGCTGATTGGACCAGAGTGACGTTCAG tcCTGACGGCAGCTACGTGGCTGGAGGCTCGGCAGACGGAGCTCTGTACGTCTGGAACGTCCTGACGGGGAAAGTGGACCGAACTCTGGACCGGAACCACAA GTTGTTGATGATCTTCAGTGAAGAGTAA
- the LOC110969369 gene encoding autophagy-related protein 16-1 isoform X1 translates to MAERRVECTWKRHVSEQLKLRDRLQRHAFEEIVHQYNRLLEKSDLQAVLSERYQADKYDVQRGHETSPADSSRSDALQQEMSQMRIRHQEELTELHKKRGELAQSVIELNNQIQQKDKEIQSNEAKMLEYQQQIAGLEGDCRDLRSNLQDLERANQTLKDEYDALQITFSALEEKLRKTTEDNQELVSRWMAEKAQEANRLNAENEKDSRRRQAKLQKELADAAKEPLPIDPDDDIEVLAEDAGKVGGETSPNRPLSRTSSKKTSQPPPGGLLDSISNIFGVSECVQPGLVPHCRRRPANSFSTSPESTEAPSGVCAEVRVPSTALHVFEAHDGEVNAVRFSPGSRLLATGGMDRRVKLWEVVAGRCEPKGALTGSNAGITSIEFDSAGSYLLAASNDFASRIWTVDDYRLRHTLTGHSGKVLSARFLLDNARIVSGSYDRTLKLWDLRSKVCMKTVFAGSSCNDIVCTEQCVMSGHFDKKVRFWDIRAESIVRELELLGRVTSLDLNHDRSELLTCSRDDLLKIIDLRTNAVRQTFSAQGFKCGADWTRVTFSPDGSYVAGGSADGALYVWNVLTGKVDRTLDRNHNSAINSVSWSPSGAYVASVEKGSKAILWSDM, encoded by the exons ATGGCGGAGCGGAGGGTGGAGTGCACGTGGAAAAGACACGTGTCGGAGCAGCTGAAGCTCAGAGACAGACTGCAGAGACACGCCTTCGAGGAGATTGTCCACCAGT ATAACCGTCTCCTGGAGAAATCAGACCTGCAGGCCGTCCTCTCAGAACGATACCAGGCGGACAAATATGACGTCCAGAGAGGACATGAGACCAG TCCTGCAGACTCAAGTCGCAGCGACGCCCTGCAGCAGGAGATGTCCCAGATGAGGATCAGACATCAAGAGGAGCTGACGGAGCTCCACAAGAAACGAGGAGAG CTGGCTCAGAGTGTGATCGAACTGAACAACCAGATCCAACAGAAAGACAAGGAGATCCAGAGCAACGAGGCCAA GATGTTGGAGTACCAGCAGCAGATCGCCGGCCTGGAGGGAGACTGTCGGGACCTGAGGAGCAACCTGCAG GACCTGGAGAGGGCCAACCAGACGCTGAAGGACGAGTATGACGCCCTGCAGATCACCTTCTCTGCtctggaggagaagctgaggAAGACCACTGAGGACAACCAGGAGCTGGTGTCCCGCTGGATGGCTGAGAAGGCTCAGGAGGCCAACCGGCTCAACGCAGAGAACGAGAAAGACAGCAG gCGTCGACAGGCCAAACTGCAGAAGGAACTGGCAGACGCCGCCAAGGAGCCGCTGCCCATTGACCC GGACGACGACATCGAGGTGCTGGCTGAGGATGCAGGGAAGGTGGGCGGAGAAACGTCACCGAACCGGCCGCTCAGCAGGACGTCCAG TAAGAAGACCTCCCAGCCTCCTCCTGGTGGTCTCCTGGACTCCATCTCCAACATCTTCGG cgtGTCTGAGTGTGTCCAGCCTGGACTCGTCCCCCACTGCAG GCGCCGACCTGCCAACTCTTTCAGCACTTCCCCGGAGAGCACCGAGGCGCCTTCAGGAGTCTGTGCAGAGGTCCGAGTGCCGTCCACGGCGCTGCATGTCTTT GAAGCCCACGATGGTGAAGTAAATGCAGTGAGGTTCAGCCCCGGCTCCCGTCTCCTAGCAACAGGAGGGATGGACCGCAGGGTGAAGCTGTGGGAGGTGGTCGCTG GTCGCTGTGAGCCTAAAGGAGCTCTGACTGGCAGCAACGCTGGAATCACCAGCATTGAGTTCGACAGCGCT GGTTCCTACCTGCTGGCCGCCTCCAACGACTTCGCCAGTCGGATCTGGACGGTGGACGACTACCGATTGAGG CACACCCTGACGGGTCACAGTGGGAAGGTTCTGTCAGCTCGCTTCCTATTGGACAACGCCCGGATCGTCTCTGGGAGCTACGACCGGACGCTCAAACTGTGGGACCTGCGCAGCAAAGTCT GTATGAAGACGGTGTTTGCCGGCTCCAGCTGTAACGACATTGTGTGCACAGAGCAGTGTGTGATGAGCGGACATTTTGATAAGAAGGTCCGGTTTTGGGACATCAG agcagagagcattgtgcgGGAGCTGGAGTTGTTGGGCAGAGTGACGTCTCTGGACCTGAACCATGACCGCAGTGAGCTGCTCACCTGCTCCAGAGACGACCTGCTGAAGATCATCGACCTGCGCACCAACGCCGTCCGGCAGACCTTcag cGCTCAGGGCTTCAAGTGTGGAGCTGATTGGACCAGAGTGACGTTCAG tcCTGACGGCAGCTACGTGGCTGGAGGCTCGGCAGACGGAGCTCTGTACGTCTGGAACGTCCTGACGGGGAAAGTGGACCGAACTCTGGACCGGAACCACAA CTCTGCCATTAACTCGGTGTCGTGGTCGCCGTCTGGAGCGTACGTCGCCAGCGTGGAGAAAGGCAGCAAAGCCATCCTGTGGTCCGACATGTGA